A single region of the Paramicrobacterium fandaimingii genome encodes:
- a CDS encoding DNA-methyltransferase yields MAESGAVVAHDAADAGAAATASGDSVPPDERRLPSSSVILEGDNLQILPQFPDAAFTLIYIDPPFNTGREQRHTQTTHVRAAEGTAGTVTGFKGQTYERIRGQLHRYDDAFDDYWAFLEPRLLEAWRLLADDGTLYLHLDYREAHYAKVLCDAIFGRECFLNEIIWAYDYGAKSKTRWPTKHDTILVYVKNPRRYLFDSAAIDREPYMAPGLVTPEKAALGKLPTDVWWHTIVSPNGKEKTGYPTQKPMGVLRRIVQASSREGDWVLDFFAGSGTTGAVARSLGRNYVLIDENPEAVAIMHDRLRHQ; encoded by the coding sequence ATGGCTGAATCGGGTGCCGTAGTGGCGCACGACGCTGCCGACGCGGGCGCTGCGGCGACAGCATCCGGTGATTCTGTTCCGCCCGACGAGCGGCGTCTGCCCTCCTCGAGCGTCATTCTCGAGGGTGACAACCTGCAGATTCTGCCCCAATTTCCGGATGCCGCGTTCACGCTGATCTACATCGACCCGCCGTTCAACACCGGCCGTGAGCAGCGCCACACGCAGACCACACATGTGCGCGCCGCCGAGGGGACCGCCGGCACCGTCACGGGCTTCAAAGGGCAGACATACGAGCGCATTCGCGGCCAGCTTCATCGTTACGACGACGCGTTCGACGACTACTGGGCGTTTCTCGAGCCACGACTGCTCGAGGCGTGGCGGCTGCTCGCCGACGACGGCACGTTGTACCTGCACCTCGACTATCGCGAAGCTCACTACGCGAAGGTGCTGTGCGACGCGATCTTCGGGCGCGAGTGCTTTCTCAACGAGATCATCTGGGCGTACGACTACGGGGCCAAATCGAAGACGCGCTGGCCGACGAAGCACGACACGATCCTCGTGTACGTGAAGAACCCGCGGCGCTACCTGTTCGATTCGGCCGCCATCGACCGGGAACCGTACATGGCTCCGGGCCTTGTGACACCCGAAAAGGCGGCTCTCGGAAAGCTGCCCACCGATGTGTGGTGGCACACGATCGTGTCGCCGAATGGCAAGGAGAAGACCGGGTATCCGACGCAGAAACCTATGGGAGTGCTGCGGCGCATTGTGCAGGCGTCGAGCCGCGAGGGCGATTGGGTGCTCGACTTCTTCGCGGGCAGCGGCACGACGGGCGCCGTTGCTCGGTCGCTTGGGCGAAACTACGTGCTGATCGACGAGAACCCCGAGGCTGTCGCGATTATGCACGACAGGCTCCGCCACCAGTGA
- a CDS encoding NAD(P)/FAD-dependent oxidoreductase — MTRSIVIGAGMVGLATAWHLQEHGVDVTVVDRDGVAAGSSWGNAGWLAPAKTIPLADPSVWTYGPQALVDPDAALHVPIRVDLNLWSFLARFAAHGTPRAWDRAMAALTPIDKRALESFDELTDGGVESWTREGPFVVGFGDDTQARGFMRDVAGVIRHGQSVHVERLDDPRELAPQLSTQIGAAYRMDGQRFIEPSHFVHALAVAVEARGAQMRLHDPVADVGSVSMPTVTFATGETLTADSVVIATGAWMPQLAQPLGVNVRVQAGRGYSFTVDTDEPAEHPIYLPLQRVACTPLEGRLRIAGTMEFVGPDEPFQSRRVQAIVNQVRPFMTGVDLDNRHDEWVGSRPVTPDGLPLVGQTRAPNVYVAGGHGMWGIVLGPATGKLLAERIVTGRTDPAIAPFDPLR, encoded by the coding sequence GTGACGCGATCGATTGTCATTGGCGCAGGAATGGTGGGGCTCGCAACCGCCTGGCACCTGCAGGAGCACGGGGTCGACGTGACGGTCGTCGATCGTGACGGCGTCGCCGCGGGCTCGTCGTGGGGCAACGCCGGGTGGCTCGCTCCGGCAAAGACGATTCCGTTGGCCGATCCGAGCGTCTGGACCTACGGTCCGCAGGCCCTTGTCGACCCGGATGCCGCGTTGCACGTGCCCATTCGCGTCGATCTGAATCTCTGGTCGTTTCTCGCGCGCTTTGCCGCACATGGAACCCCGCGCGCGTGGGATCGCGCGATGGCCGCGCTGACCCCGATCGACAAGCGTGCGCTCGAGAGCTTCGATGAGCTGACCGACGGCGGCGTCGAATCGTGGACCCGTGAGGGGCCCTTCGTCGTCGGGTTCGGCGACGACACGCAGGCGCGCGGCTTCATGCGTGACGTCGCTGGCGTGATTCGCCACGGGCAGAGCGTTCACGTCGAACGCCTCGACGACCCGCGCGAACTGGCGCCGCAGCTCTCGACGCAGATCGGCGCCGCCTACCGCATGGACGGCCAGCGCTTCATCGAGCCCAGCCACTTCGTGCACGCCCTCGCCGTAGCCGTGGAGGCACGCGGCGCGCAGATGCGCCTGCACGACCCGGTGGCCGACGTGGGAAGCGTCTCGATGCCCACCGTGACGTTCGCGACGGGCGAGACGCTCACGGCAGACTCCGTTGTCATTGCCACCGGCGCGTGGATGCCGCAGCTGGCTCAGCCGCTCGGCGTCAACGTGCGCGTGCAGGCGGGCAGAGGCTACTCGTTCACCGTTGACACAGACGAGCCTGCCGAGCATCCGATCTACCTGCCCCTTCAGCGCGTTGCTTGCACGCCCTTGGAGGGGCGGCTGCGCATCGCGGGCACGATGGAGTTCGTCGGCCCAGATGAGCCGTTCCAGTCGCGCCGCGTTCAAGCGATCGTCAACCAGGTGCGACCGTTTATGACGGGCGTCGATCTCGACAATCGGCACGACGAGTGGGTCGGCTCACGCCCGGTCACGCCAGACGGGCTTCCGCTTGTCGGGCAGACGCGAGCGCCGAACGTGTACGTCGCCGGCGGCCACGGCATGTGGGGCATCGTACTCGGCCCGGCGACGGGCAAGCTGCTCGCCGAGCGCATTGTCACGGGCAGAACCGACCCCGCGATCGCGCCGTTCGATCCCCTGCGCTGA
- the sufU gene encoding Fe-S cluster assembly sulfur transfer protein SufU — translation MSDLESLYQQVILDHSREKHGFGLRDAAAASSHQLNPTCGDELTLQVHLSDDGTMIDAVTWEGAGCSISMASASLLSDLASGMPLADAPARIALFRELMRSRGSGVDNDEPLGDAAVLEGVSRYIARVKCAMLAWVALEDSLAQLP, via the coding sequence ATGAGCGATCTCGAAAGCCTCTACCAGCAGGTCATTCTCGACCACTCGCGCGAGAAGCACGGCTTCGGGCTGCGCGATGCGGCCGCAGCATCCTCGCACCAGCTCAATCCGACGTGCGGCGATGAGCTCACGCTGCAGGTGCACCTCAGCGACGATGGCACGATGATCGACGCCGTCACGTGGGAAGGCGCGGGCTGCTCCATCTCGATGGCATCGGCGTCGTTGCTCAGCGATCTGGCGAGCGGGATGCCGCTTGCCGACGCACCCGCGCGCATTGCGCTGTTTCGCGAGCTGATGCGGTCGCGAGGCTCTGGCGTCGACAACGATGAGCCGCTGGGCGACGCCGCCGTGCTCGAGGGCGTCTCGCGCTATATCGCCCGGGTCAAGTGCGCCATGCTCGCCTGGGTCGCGCTGGAAGATTCGCTCGCGCAGTTGCCGTAG
- a CDS encoding SufS family cysteine desulfurase yields the protein MTVQTLPLDDAAVNRIRSDFPELSTQVNGKPLVYLDSGATSLKPTNVLDAERSFVENYTAAVHRGAHTLAAEATELFEQARERVAAFVGADADEIVWTSNATEAVNLIAYAIGNATAGRGGAASAGFRLEPGDEIVVTEAEHHANLIPWQELAARTGAVVRAIPVDEQGVLRLDAAAEIIGERTRIVAFAHVSNVTAAVAPVAELTALAHDADALVVLDACQSVPHMSVDFRALDVDFAVFSGHKMLAPTGIGVLYGRRELLNALPPFLTGGSMITTVTLESAEYLPAPQRFEAGTQRISQAIALAAACDYLGIVGLDRIAAHERELGARLVDGLQRIDGVRLLGPTDVAARAGLAAFDLDGVHAHDAGQFLDDRGIAVRVGHHCAQPLHRRFGMTASTRASTYLYNTTADVDAFLDALTGVRSFFGATA from the coding sequence GTGACTGTTCAGACTCTGCCTCTTGACGACGCAGCCGTTAACCGCATCCGATCAGACTTCCCCGAACTCAGCACGCAGGTGAATGGCAAACCCCTCGTCTACCTCGACTCGGGAGCAACGAGCCTCAAACCGACGAATGTTCTCGACGCCGAACGCTCGTTCGTCGAGAACTACACGGCAGCCGTGCACCGCGGCGCCCACACTCTCGCCGCCGAGGCGACGGAGCTCTTCGAGCAGGCACGCGAACGCGTGGCGGCCTTCGTGGGGGCGGATGCAGACGAGATCGTGTGGACGTCGAACGCGACGGAGGCCGTGAACCTCATAGCCTACGCAATCGGCAATGCGACGGCAGGGCGCGGCGGCGCGGCATCCGCGGGGTTCCGTCTCGAACCGGGAGACGAGATCGTCGTCACCGAAGCGGAGCACCATGCAAACCTCATTCCGTGGCAGGAGCTGGCGGCGCGCACAGGCGCCGTCGTGCGCGCCATTCCGGTCGATGAGCAGGGGGTGCTGCGGCTCGACGCCGCGGCCGAGATCATCGGCGAGCGCACGCGCATCGTTGCGTTCGCGCACGTGTCGAACGTGACAGCCGCCGTCGCACCGGTCGCCGAGCTGACGGCACTCGCGCACGATGCAGACGCTCTCGTCGTGCTAGACGCGTGCCAGTCCGTTCCGCACATGTCCGTCGATTTTCGCGCGCTCGACGTTGATTTCGCCGTGTTCTCCGGCCACAAGATGCTCGCGCCAACGGGAATCGGCGTACTCTACGGTCGCCGCGAACTGCTGAACGCGCTTCCCCCGTTTCTGACGGGCGGGTCGATGATCACGACGGTGACACTCGAATCGGCAGAGTACCTGCCTGCTCCGCAGCGCTTCGAAGCCGGAACGCAGCGCATCTCGCAGGCGATCGCCCTTGCCGCGGCATGCGATTATCTCGGCATCGTGGGTCTCGATCGCATTGCCGCGCACGAGCGCGAGCTGGGGGCGCGCTTGGTCGATGGCCTTCAGCGCATCGACGGCGTGCGGCTTCTGGGGCCGACGGATGTCGCCGCCCGCGCAGGCCTCGCTGCCTTCGACCTCGACGGCGTGCACGCCCACGACGCCGGGCAGTTTCTCGACGACCGCGGCATCGCCGTGCGCGTGGGCCACCATTGCGCGCAACCGCTGCACCGCCGGTTCGGCATGACAGCATCCACGCGCGCCAGCACCTACCTGTACAACACGACGGCAGACGTCGACGCGTTCCTCGATGCGCTCACCGGGGTTCGCTCGTTCTTCGGAGCCACAGCATGA